In the genome of Populus trichocarpa isolate Nisqually-1 chromosome 10, P.trichocarpa_v4.1, whole genome shotgun sequence, the window TCATGAATCATCTTCCTTTCACCTATTCCCAAAGAGTTGCTAGGACTGGTTTCAGTCATGtctcatcttttaaattgaagatTGTTGGTCTCGgggacaatgtttttttatcttgcttCTGTAAGAAGTTGCATAGTGAAATCTTAATTCACAAGAATTCTCATATAGGCTACCATGTTATGTTCTCACTATCAATATGCTTTATAAAAATCTAGGGAACACATGCTCACAAAAATTCTTTTATGTCAGCCATTGTCCAAGTGCTGCTGGATCATGACCCCAGTCTGAGCCAAACACATGGCCCATCGAATGCAACTCCTCTTGTATCTGCTGCTACAAGAGGGCATACTGCAGTAGTCATTGAATTGCTGTCAAAGGATGGTAGCTTATTGGAGATTTCTAGATCTAATGGGAAAAATGCGTTGCATTTAGCTGCCCGACAGGGACATGTAGATATTGTAAAAGCATTGCTTAGCAAAGATCCCCAGCTAGCACGGAGGACAGACAAGAAAGGGCAGACTGCTTTGCAGATGGCTGTAAAAGGGCAGAGCTGTGAGGTGGTGAAATTGCTTCTCGATGCAGATGCTGCGATTGTGATGCTTCCGGACAAGTTTGGCAACACAGCATTGCATGTAGCAACAAGGAAAAAGAGAGTAGAggtgataatttttaatctttctctCAAAACAAGAAGCAATATCTCAGTATCAAAatgctttttctatttttaattttgatcatgtTTTTTACAAATGCTTGCATCATGCTGGTGGGTTTTCCAGGTGTTATTCTTAGTTTCTTACCATGTTATAACACACACCCCACCTCCTGAGGTTCTGGCATCATATGGAGTGCTCGTTATTTTCCATCTCATTGTTTAAAAACCCACCAAGAATCCTAAAATATAATCAATCAGCTTTTAGTGGTTTAACTAACATCTCAGGTTTGATTCTTCTTTTCCAGATAGTGAATGAGTTGTTATCACTCCCAGACACCAATGTTAATGCTCTGACCAGAGATCACAAAACTGCCCTTGATTTAGCAGAAGAGCTGACCCTTTCTGAAGAATCATCAGATATAAAGGAGTGCCTTTCTCGCTATGGTGCTCTTAGAGCTAATGAACTCAACCAACCAAGGGATGAGTTGAGGAAAACTGTTACTCAAATTAAGAAAGATGTTCACACACAGCTGGAACAAACCAGAAGGACCAACAAGAATGTCCATAATATTTCAAAAGAGCTTAGAAAGTTACACCGTGAAGGGATCAACAATGCCACCAACTCTGTAACTGTGGTTGCAGTGCTATTTGCGACCGTTGCTTTTGCAGCTATCTTCACTGTACCAGGTGGTGATAGGGATAGTGGGGTGGCTGTGGTGGTGACTCATGCTTCTttcaaaatcttcttcataTTTAATGCTATCGCTCTCTTCACGTCCTTGGCTGTTGTGGTGGTTCAAATTACTTTGGTCAGGGGTGAGACAAAAGCAGAGAGGCGAGTAGTGGAGGTGATTAACAAATTAATGTGGTTGGCTTCTGTGTGCACATCAGTGGCTTTTATGGCCTCCTCTTACATAGTGGTTGGCCGTAAACATGAATGGGCTGCAATGTTAATTACTATTGTTGGCGGTGTTATAATGGCCGGAGTTCTCGGGACCATGACTTATTATGTGGTGAAGTCCAAGAGGATTCGCTCAATGAGGAAAAAGGATAAGCATGCAAGGAGAAGTGGTTCGAGTTCGTGGCATCATAACTCAGAATTCTCTAATTCAGAAGTTGATCGGATCTTTGCCCTTTGACGTGTAAATCTGCAACTTTTGGCAACTGTACACTAGAAACATATGGGAGTTGAGAGCAAGTAACCAGAAGCCTCATGCTTGATAAAAAGCAGCTGTACTTTCAACAGTTACTTTGATGCATGTTGGCGGATGACTTCTTTCACGAGCCCAAAGTTGTAGATGTCATGGACTGCAAAAATGAAATTCCAAGGCTGCTGCACTTCAACTAGCATCagcataaataaaacaagaagaagcCACCCTTCCTTGCAACATTTCAGGGTGGGCGGACATTCTTACAGGGACAATTTCAATGCTTTGAGGACTGCTAATTATCCTATATGATCTTCCATCTGAGAGGCTAAGTATGCTTGGAACACAACAATAACTGCAACTGGTCTGCAGATTATGGGGTATTTCTGTTGCCCTCgaatgtaaaattaaaactaagcTCCGTACAAGATTTCAAGTTCAGTACATGGTTTGTATTAACTGACCCTTTGTGTGTGTTTCATTTCATCTGGTATTTTCAGGCCAGCTTCCTTTCACTGGGAAATGAGACGGTGAGACTTGTATTAAATTACTGTCCAatgcaatatatttattttaatggcgCATCACATGTAACGGATAAGGTATCGTGGATTGAACGTTGTTGCTGTGGAGGAGGATAATTCTCCGAGATGTCAATCAGGCTTAGGTTTGCTTGTCAGCCTAGTAGTTCTAGCTGTTCCTTGATGCAATGAAAGATCCATAGAGGGAaatagacaaaaagaaaaaaggatgggaaaaagtatcttttttttgttctttcgtTTTCGAAGCAAACAAACTAGTTGTCCAGAATGCACTTAACCTGGATCGGCGGCTGTACATGTACATGTGTGAATGTGACAAGgctgtttgtttcttttgtgtttgtaTCGTGTTTATctcgaaaaaaatatattaaattaatatttttcaatgatttttatcacactaaaaaacaattatttcaatatatattttttttaaaaaaattgagcttttaaaaaacacagcaCACAAGAATTCTCTCAACCTGCACCGGCGGCTATACATATAAACGTGTGAATGTCACGTGTGAAAACGGTCAAGAAGACGACTGGTGTACAAAGAAACGAGAATAAATAATAGGAGGATATGATGCTCTTTGGTTGGaaagaagtaaaaataattgaagaaacaGGAGATGCATCTCTAGCCAACCATCCATAATGTGATTGGTCATATCCAAAAATCTCACCAAAGAATATTTCATGCCTAATTATATTtaccaagaaaatataaatttatacaataaaatttttataaggGATGGTGAATTGTTGTCCTATTtctcattttaaataattacttggaaacattaaaattgttattattttatttactggaaGTTAAAGGTTTAAATCTGATGAAAGATGAGATTACATTAGGAATGAGGGGAAAAAATCCATTGCTTAgtctacattttaaaaatgtttttttttaaaaaaaaaatatattaaaaaatatattttttatttttaatatcagcacatcataattataaaaaaaatttaaaaaaatcaatttaatatttttttaaatcagtcATACTCTTCAAAAGTTTAAGataattcttagtttttttttttaaagaaaaggcCCCATCTTCTATCTGTTGGGCCTATTAGCAGTAGCAATTGAGCAATCGCTCTTTAGATTTAGGGAGCCTTTTGGGCAATTTTCTCCATCGACTCTTGAGGCTTAAGCCCATTAAAGTTAGAGAGAATTCCTGTTCTCTCAAAACAAAGCCCATAAATAAAACGGCGCGTTCAAAGTGGATTACGATTTATGATTGCGAGTGCACTTCTCAGATTGACGAAATTGCCCTTTGAAATCATTCAAACTGGGAACTCATTTTTGGGTAGGATGAGCATTATTATTCATGCGTGTATTTTAGTTTTGCGTCAGTCTttgatatgatttatttattttttgtttttttataatgatcaaTGATCATCATGCAAGAAATCAAGTGGTTAAACttgtaataaattaaatgctGTTGTACTGATGCTGCATCATTTCTATAATGATCAACGATCATCAGATATCTTACTCACGCCTAATTGCAGTCTAAACAcacttcttgatttgttttcagcAAGTAGTGGATCTTCACTTTAATGCTTGCTGATATGCTTCATTGCATGAGTGCAACGTGGTGATCTTTTTGTCAGCCTTTTTCTGATCATTTTAATCTGCTTTATGGCTCAGGAGATTGCTTCTAGCCTCTATTGACTGAAGGTGGCCATTAAGAATCCATAGTTGATGGTGCTCCCTTCCCAGATGAGTTACTGACCCTCTGAACATCTTCAAGATTATATTGTGGATTCCTCTCTTCCCCATATCTtccattcatattttctttcccGTGCGTGGACATTCTCTCGTTCAAGAGAGAGGGAATATTATTGAAACTGTTCAGCACTGAGCAAAACGAAAGCCCTTGCGCTTCCTGTTTCGAGGCTGCTAGATGTGAAGAGTGCTTGATCAGTGAACTTACGAGGAGGGAATTTCCCTGTATTCTATGATCACTATTAGCATCAGACTAGGTTCAAATGCAATCCTTTTCCGTTGCGTTGATGTATTTCAAGATGTTGCCATTATAAACACCCCTACGAAGTAGAGTTTCTAGTTGCTTGAGCTTCATCTACTATCTTTTACCTGACTGCTAGTAAACGTAAGCGTGCTCTTGCTCTGAGGttatatataatctttaagAACAATTGCTAAAGGTCCTTCTAACTGGGCTGCTATA includes:
- the LOC7489606 gene encoding ankyrin repeat-containing protein ITN1, whose translation is MASPLEEGRERDLEKGLVQPQLNQNALAEPSPTPSPSSTSTAPALVLSNSGKRIDQAGKKKYVKQVTGRHNDTELHLAAQRGNLDDVQRILNDISKMMGTSSGDDFDAEVAEIRASVVNEVNELGETALFTAADKGHLEVVKELLQYSNKEGLTRKNRSGYDSLHIAAVQGHHAIVQVLLDHDPSLSQTHGPSNATPLVSAATRGHTAVVIELLSKDGSLLEISRSNGKNALHLAARQGHVDIVKALLSKDPQLARRTDKKGQTALQMAVKGQSCEVVKLLLDADAAIVMLPDKFGNTALHVATRKKRVEIVNELLSLPDTNVNALTRDHKTALDLAEELTLSEESSDIKECLSRYGALRANELNQPRDELRKTVTQIKKDVHTQLEQTRRTNKNVHNISKELRKLHREGINNATNSVTVVAVLFATVAFAAIFTVPGGDRDSGVAVVVTHASFKIFFIFNAIALFTSLAVVVVQITLVRGETKAERRVVEVINKLMWLASVCTSVAFMASSYIVVGRKHEWAAMLITIVGGVIMAGVLGTMTYYVVKSKRIRSMRKKDKHARRSGSSSWHHNSEFSNSEVDRIFAL